DNA from Patescibacteria group bacterium:
TCTCTCACTATCGTCTTGACACGGCGAGTAAAACGTGATAATATTTCATGTGGTCAAGATGCGGCACTACTCCTTGGTGTATGGGGACGCCCAAGAAAGATAACCCCAAACCACTGGAGGAACCCATGACTCGTTTCAAAGGTCTGTCCCTTGAGGAAAGACGGAGACTATACCTCCGGCCTATGTCTGAGCGGGCGGCCGAACAATTACGAAATGCGAGTCTTTCCTCTGCATGGCTCTGGCGATATCGTCGGGACCCTTTGGAGGAGGAAAAAGAGGAGCAATCCTCTGAATCCGAATCCAAACCCGAGTAACCTCATCCGACCGTCTTCCCCGACCTCGCGCGTCACCCCTGGGTGGCGTGCTTTTTTTATTGCCAAATTTGGAGAATTTTGCTATAATTTAAGCGCAAATTATTAAAAACTTATCATGAAAACGATGCTAAAAATCGCCAATTTTACAGTAATAATTTCATTTTTATTGCTGCCCCTCTCCCCGGCTCTGGCCGCGGAATTCAATCCCAATTATGTCATCAGTGACGACGATATGACCGAGTACTCCTCAATGGGGCTGGTTGATGTTCAGAATTTCCTGGAGAGAAAAAGCAGCTATCTTGCCAATTATGTTACCCTGGACACGGATGGTTCAATCCGCCGCGCTTCGGAAATTATTTTCCGCATCGCCAATTTGTATTTTATAAATCCGCAGTTTCTTCTCGCACTGATTCAAAAGGAGCAGAGCCTGGTTGAAGACCCGGCACCGACCGAGAAGCAGCTTGACTGGGCCGCCGGTTACGGAGTTTGCGACGACTGCACCACCGACGATCCGGCCATTCAGCGCTGGCGTGGTTTCGCCAAACAGGTCCGTTCGTCGGCCATGCAGTTCCGCGAAGGTTATCTCACCGACCTCGCTCAGATCGGCCGTACCAACGCCGGCCTGGCGCCTGGCGAAGTGACTGTAATTGACGGTCAGCTCGTGACGCCGGTCAATAACGCAACCGCGTCGCTTTATTCCTACACCCCGCATCTTGAGGGCAACGAGAACCTGTGGCGCATCTGGCAGCGCTGGTTTACTTTAATGTATCCGGACGGCTCCTTGCTTCAGGCCCAGGGGGAAGATGGTGTTTGGCTGATTCAGTACGGGCAAAAACGCGCTTTCCTGTCAAAGGCGGCTTTGCTCTCAAGATATGACATCGGTAAAATTATTTCCGTATCCCAATCCGACCTTGACCGTTACGAAGACGGAAAACCCATTAAATTCGCCAACTATTCGCTGATCCGGTCGCCGCGCGGCACCGTGTTTCTTATTGACGGTGACAACCGGCGCGGCATTGTGTCCTGGGAAACGTTCCGCGCCATCGGCTTTAATGCGGATGAAATCATCAATGTGACCTGGGAGGATATCAACATGTACGCAGAGGGAGATGCCATTACCATGGAAAGTGTTTATCCGAGCGGCGCGCTTTTGCAGAACAAATTGACCGGCGGAGTATATTGGGTGCAGGATGCGAAAAAATATCCAATTTGGTCACGTGAAATTTTGAAGGCAAATTATCCTTATTATACGATCACGGCGGTTTTACCGGCTGAGCTTGATAAATACGAAACCCAGACGCCGGCCAAGTTCCGCGACGGCGAACTCGTTAAAGCCAAAGGCGATCCCGGAGTCTACGTTGTGAGCGAGGGCGCGATTCGTCCGATTCCTTCAGCCGAAATATTCGAGCGCATGGGATACAAGTGGGAAAATATCATTGAAACTTCGGCTAAAGCCCTCTCCCTTCACCCAATCGGCGAACCTTTATATCTGATTACCGGCGAAGTTGAAACAGCCGGCCAATAAACCCGTCCCTGCGGCAATGCCGCAGGGCACCAGGGCGGGTTTTTTAGACAAAGTGTCGGCTCCGCCGACCTTATCAAGCATAATTGCCCCGATAGTCATCGGGGCATCTAATAAATCTTTACTATGATTGTTTTTGCATCTTTCTGTCCCCATCCCCCCATTCTTATCCCGAGCATCGGCAAGGAAAATACCGTTAAGCTGAAAAAAACTGCCGATGCATATGGTCAGCTTGAACAGGGTTTTACTGCCAGCCGGCCGGATACAGTGGTAATCGTTAGTCCCCATGGTATTGTCTACAAAGACGCTTTTTCAATAAATCTTTGTGATAATTTTTTCGGCGGATTTGAAGAATTCGGAGATTTTTCAATAAAAACCGAATACCCTGCCGATTATTTGACGATTGAACGCGCTCAACGCCATTTGCGGAACCGTAAAATCGCCGTCAAACTTGATACATGCGCCAAGCTTGATCACGGCGTGACCGTGCCGCTTTATCTCCTGGCAAAGAATTGGACGAATTTTAAACTAGTGCCGATTGTCTATTCCGGACAAGGATTGAAAAGCCATTTTGAATTCGGTCAGGAGCTCAAGGAAGCGCTCGCCGAATCTAACGATCGGGTTGCCGTGATTGCTTCCGGCGACCTGTCGCACTCGCTCACGAGCGATGCCCCGGCCGGTTACAATGAATTCGGAAAACAGTTTGACGACAAGATTCTTGAGCTGGTGGCGAACCAAAACAGCGCCGCCATGATTGGCATTAATGAAAAAATGATCGACGGCGCGCATGCATGCGGCCTTCGTTCGCTCGTAATGCTTTTCGGGATATTGCACGGAACCGAATGCCAGTCCGAAATACTTTCCTACGAAGCGCCATTTGGCGTCGGATATCTCGTGTGCCGCTTTAAATTTGCTTAACTATGTATGCCAAGGTAGCGCCTAGCTATCGCATGCCTCTTGAACTGGACGTTTTTGATTATCTGGTTCCAAGAGAACTGGAATCCGTGCTCAAGCCGGGTTTTTTTGTAATGGTGCCATTTCGTGGCCGGTTGATCCAGGGCGTTGTTTGGGAATTAAGCGGCACGCCGTCGATTAAAAGCGAAAAGATTTTGTCAATCCATTCTGCGATTACGCGGCAGGAGCTGTTTGATGAATCGGATTTAAAACTTCTTGAATACGCGGCCGAATATTATCTTGTATCCAAGGGCGCGTTGGTAAAGGCCGTGATACCGGATGCGCCTAAGCGATTCCGGGAGGAGCCTTTAAATGATTCACGCGGCAGCCAAAATATTGCCGCCGGATTCGGCCCATCCCCTCTCCTTGATCGCCTGGCCGTCAAACCGGCTTTGTTTTTATATCAGGACAAGCGTCGGATGCTTGAAGAAATCAGAAATTGGATTGCTGATAAATTCAGCGCGAAAAATCAATTTTTGATTCTTGAACCGCAGATTAAATCCATTGAACAAACCGCGGCTTACCTCAATGAATCATTCCCTGGCGCGGTCGCGAGTCTGCACAGCGGCCTTTCCAGAGGGTCGTATTGGAAAAACTGGATTGATTTCGCGTGCGGAAAAAAATCAATCCTGGTAGCGTCCCGCGTTGGAATATTCGCGCCGTCGGCGAATTTAACGGCCATATTCGTTATTGATGAAGAAATGCCGGATTTTAAGCAATATGATCAAAATCCGCGCTATGATGCCCGGTCGCTCGCTCTCAAAGTCAGCGAATCACGGAAAATACCGGCCGTCTTTTGTACCGGCGCGCCTCGGCTAGAAACATGGCATGCCGCAAAGAACCAGGGCTGGTTGGTTATTGAGCAGAAGGGCAAGGATTCAGCCGTTTCAACGATTGACTTGAAGTTTGAAAGGCAGACGCATAATTTTTCCCTGCTGTCCGACCGTTTGCTTCAGGCCGGGCTGGGGGCTTTACAAAATCATCAAAAAGTGCTACTTTTCTTTAATCGCCGCGGCTGGGCAACGAGCACGATTTGCCGCGATTGCGGTTATGCCTATTTGTGCCCTGAATGCCAAATTCCGCAGATTGCGCACAAAAACCGCCTGGTATGCCATCATTGCGGCGAGAGCCGCGATATTCCCCTCGCCTGCGACAAATGCGGCGGAACAAATATTAAGATGGTCGGCGCCGGTACCGAAACGCTCGAACGGGAAATAAAAGAATCATTTGGAAATTACCGCATTCTCCGCCTGGATAAAGATGTTGACACGCCGATCCGTTACAATCTGGACGACTATGACGTTATTCTGGGCACCAATTATCTTGTCAAAGAATATTACGGCGAAATTCTGCAACAAAAAATCGGCGTGGTGGGAATAATCAATTCGGATAATTTATTCAACATTCCCGACTTTCGTTCAACCGAAAGGGCGTGGCAGGAAATCCGGAAGATTAGGAACCTAGCCGGCGCGCTTGGCGCGGAGATATTTATTCAGACAATGAGGCCGGATAATAAGGTTCTACAAAGCGTTGATTCGCCGGATAATTTTTTCCGAGACGAAATCGCGGCGCGTCAGTCATTTAATTACCCCCCATTCACCAAGCTCATTAAGCTGATCATTCAGAATACAAACGAAGAATTGGCCCAAGGTTTGGCGCAAAGGATTTATGCCGAGCTTGGCGCACTCGTCCAAAAAGGCGCAGAAATACTCGGGCCGTACCCGGCAACTCCGAAAAAAATCCGCGGCCAGTTCAGGATTCTTATCACTCTTAAGATTCCACGCGATATGGACAAGAATTTTCTAAAAACATACGCAAATGATATAATTATCGATGTTGACCCGGAATTTATACTAAGTTAATATGCCAGTCTTAAAAATCTTTACTCACCCGAGCGCTTACTTACGAACCAACAGTTCGCGCGTCAAGAAGAAATATTTGGAAATCGATGAAGCCCAGCGGTTTATTGATTCTATGATTGAGACAATGCACGCGGCTAAGGGTATCGGTCTCGCCGCTCCGCAGGTGGGTAAAAACATTAGAATAATCGTTGCCATGGACGGCGAAAAGCCGCTCGTATTTATTAATCCAAAACTTTATCGCAAGTCTTTGCGTAAGGTTGAGGTGGAGGAAGGCTGCCTCTCCCTGCCCGGCGTCTGGGGCATGGTAAAACGCCACGCCGCGTTGTCGGTTTCCGCTACGGACCGGAAGGGTAAAAAATTCCGTATGCGCGCCAAGGGCGGCATGCTCCCAATCATCTTGCAGCACGAAGTAGATCATTTAAACGGTATTTTGTTTATTGATCGCATTAAGAAATGTTCGTCTCTCCCAACGAAATAAACATGGTAGAATCCACAAAACCATTACGTGTAATATTTATGGCCACGCCGGCATTCACCCTGCCGGTGTTTGAGGTTTTGACGCAGGACAAGCGATTTGAGATTATCGCGGTTTATACCCAGCCGGATAAGCCAGCCGGACGCCACGCCATTCCCCTGCCCCCGGCCGTAAAGCTCCGGGCATCGCGCCATGATATACCGGTCTTTCAGCCCGAGAAGTTCAATAATCCGACCACCATCCGCCAGATCGAACTTCTGGAGCCGGATATAATTCTTGTTTTTGCCTACAGCCACTTTTTGCCCAAGGAGGTGCTCGCCATCCCCAAGTTCGGCTGCGTGAACATCCATCCTTCGCTTCTGCCGCGCTGGCGCGGTCCGTCGCCGGTCGCCTTTGCTATATTGAACGGCGATAAAGAAACTGGCGTAACTTTCATGCTCATGAATGAAAGGATGGACCAGGGGCCCGTAATTTTGCGATTTCGCGCGCCCATCGCTCCGGCAGATAACCGAGAAGATCTGACCGCCCGCCTGTCTGTTTTGGCCGCAGAAAGATTACCGTCCGTATTGATTGACTGGACCGAAGGAAAAATCAAAGCACAGCCGCAGGAAGAAAATAATGCCACATATTCAAAACTTCTGTCGCGTCCGGACGGCAGGATTGACTGGAAAAAAACCGCGGTGGAGATTGAACGCCAAATTCGTGCCTTCTCGCCGTGGCCGGGCGCGTTTTGTTCCTGGGGCGGCAAACAGCTGAAGATATTGAAGTCTTCCATTGATTCAACGGCGACACTTCCGCCCGGTCAGGCGCGTATCGCAAATAAAAATTTGATTGTCGGAACCGCTCGCCAAGATATAAAAATTCTTGCCCTTCAACCCGAGGGCAAGAAACCCATGAATATTAAAGATTTTTTGAATGGCGGTCCGAAGATTGACGGCTCGATATTATCCTGACGTCCGATCGCGTTCCAGATAGCACGACATGAGGAGAAGGTAGCCGATTCCCAGCGGATGGTTGAGATACGGCGTAAAAAAATTCGTAATAAATAAAACAACAAGCCCGATCGTAAGGGCCAGCGGCATGACATTGTCGCTGTTTTTTAAATATGCTACGATTCCGGTTTTTCCCAACCGTACCATTAGCCAGAGATAGGCCGCGATTCCGAGTATGCCGATTTTATACCAGATGTCCAAAAGCCCCCACTCCATGGCTGAAGTGGTATATTCGCCGGTCGGATATTCGGCGCGAACGCGCGGGTCGTTTGAAATATAGGTAACCTGGGCGCCAAAACCCTGTCCCAGAAAAGGTTCGTTGATTATCCCCTGCCACAATACGGGCAGGAGATTCCAACGGCTGGAAGCCGCGGCTTCGGCTCCGATATCCGCTCGTTCAAGAAGCATCGTGCCAAGTGAGCCGGCCCCCGGCGTGGGAATCGGAAATTTAACCACGGCGGCGATTAGCATGAATCCAATGCAAAGTGCGAGTAGCCCGAGCGTGGCGCGGCCGATAATCCGTAAAAAAGATATTTTCCTAATCAGGGCGAAAATAAAAATGATTGGCAGAGAAACCGCGGCGCCAAGCCAAAAGCTGCGCGACAAACTAATTAAAACAACCGCCGCGCCGACCGACATGAATATAATCAGCAGTTTTTTTTCCAGTGGATTGAGCTTGTCGCGGTGAAGAATAAGAATCGCGACAAGTATGGAGAGCCCAATCAATGGATAAATTTGTGATTGGAAAAATACGCGAAAAATATTTGACATCATGAGCGTAATTTCACCAACGCCGGTGTTGCGGATCCAGTGGTAAAGAGGCCAGACGGCCCACTCAATGTTGTGTGAGAAGAAGTAAAGAACCAGCATTGTTTTTGCGGAAAGCCAGATATAAGAGGCGGCCGCCGCGGTCCAGAGACGGTTCCAGGTATAATCACCGCTAAGGAATTCATACCAGATCGGCAGATATAAGAAGAAAATATAGGCGTTAAAATCAAAAAATATATTTGATAATCCGTTTTTTCGAAGCAGGGCATTAATAAGGCCGACGATTAGAAATGCAAAAAATATAAGATAAGGAACAAGAAACTTAGAGTGGAGAAACTTGATCCGGCGGGTCATGATAACACCGGTAAGCCATAGTGCGGCCATTATGCCAAAAATCACCATGCGGCCGGAAATCATGTAACCATTTATATCCATGTGAAAAAGATATCCCATGCCGCCGATAAAAAGTTCAATCGCGGATATTACCGCCGCGGTGCGCGGGTTGACCACGCCGACGCATGAAAATAGAACCGCAAGGGCAATAAAGCCCGCGATATTGAGATAATTTGGCGAATAATACAGAGCAAAAGAAACAATTTCAAAAGTTGCGATGTAGAGAATTACTGTCCAGAAAGTTTTTTTGTCCATATTAAATTTTTGATTGGGTTCTTGGTTTGACGTGTAAAAAATTTGCGATATAAGCAAGCGCCATGCTTTTGGGTGAAAGAAGGGCAAGCAGTAGGTAGTCATAAATCGGATGATATAAACGAAAATAAATAAGCATTCCCCGGATAAACTTTTTTTGCTTTGCCGGACTCGCGACTTGGGCAAAGCTCCTTCCCTCGTGGTGGACCACGCGGGTGGATGGAGTATAAAATATTTTCTTTCCGGCCAGGGCGGCTCGTTTGCACAAATCCACATCCTCCCACCAAAGTGGAAATTTTTCATTCCAGCTTCCAAATTGCCGGAATTCTCTCGATCGGCTGTAAACAAATGCGCCCATGATGTTTTCAACCGGCTGTTCAACGGAATAATCAAAATCTTTGGCAAGATAATTTTTGATTGCCGGCAGCCATGAGAACAGGTGATGCAATTTTAGCATTATTAAAGCCTGTGACCAAAAATCAGGTAGGCGTTTAATGTTGTTTTGGCGCGTTCCATCGCCATATGTAAGTGTCGTAGTGGCGATGAATACATCAGGGTGGGAATCTATGAAAGCACGCATTTTGATAAGCGTATTTTCCGTAAATTCCATGTCAGGATTCATAAAAAGCACATGATCGCCCGCGGCTTTAGCCAGGCCCATGTTATTGGCTCTGGAGAAACCGGCATTAAAATCATTTGTAATGATTTTGACATTCGGGAATTCGGAACGGACCATTTCGGCCGTACCGTCGTGAGAATTGTTGTCAACAACGATAATTTCATATTCAACGTCCTGTGAATACGAAACTATGCTCGCGAGGCACGCCTTGAGCAAATTTTTTACGTTCCAACTGACAATAATTACGGAAGTCATGGCAGTTTATGTTTCTGTTTGATAATTTTTTCGGCAGCGCGGTATTTCTGCACCGAAGGAAGAAAACCAAAAAATTTCCAATACGCAAAGGACGGAAGCCATTCGCTCATATTGTGGCGATGGCGCGGCTTTATGGTAAATAAGACTTCGTCAATCCACCATCCCCTGTTTTTATTTTTAAGCATGGTAAGCCACAAATCCCAGTCCTGAAAGCGCGTGATATTCTCGTCAAAGCGCGGAAAATCAAAACGTCGGATAAGCGAGGTGGTATGTATAAAATTCATGGCGCCAAGCCTTTTGTCGTTGAACGGAAAAAGTTTAAACAATTTAAAACCAAACCTGAATGAACTATAGGCATAAGAATATTCCGGCCGATCTTTTAACGATTGCAACATGGCGTCAAGCATGTCAGGAGACATTTGGACGTCGGCATCGCAAAATATTACATAATCTCCGGAGGATGCGTCAAATCCGCGGTTTCTCGCAGCATTGGCGCCGCGGTTTTCCTGGTTAATTAGTTTAATTTTGTTAAGATGCGGTGCAATCGCGGCGTCAAACGCGTCGGTAGAGCCGTCGTTGACGACGATAATTTCATAATCTGAAAAAGTCTGGCGATAAATCGAATCCAGGCAAGGCCCGATCTCCTCGCGATGATTAAATACAGGTATAATTATACTGATTACAGGTTTATCCATATGTATGGCCGCTCAGGAAAAGTCGTAATTTTTCGGTTTCTTTACGCCATTGAAAATCATTTTCGGCACGAACGCGGCCATTTTCACCGAGTGTTTTGGCCCATTCGCGGTCGGTCATTAAATCATTTATGGCCTGATAAATATCATTCGTATCGTTCGGATTCACCAGTAAACCGGTTTGCCGGTCAATCACCGCTTCTGGTACGCCGCCGCTCCTTCCGCCAACCACGGGCAAACCAAAAAGATTTGCCTCAAGATAGACCATGCCAAAGCCTTCCACGTCCGGTCCAATTTGGCGCGAAGGCAGGGCAAATACTTCGGCAATCGAATAAAACTTGCTCATGTCCTGGTCGCTTACACTGCCGGCGAATCGTACGAGATTATGAATTTTTAAATCATCAACAATTTTGGCGAGCCGGTTGATATCCGGGCCGTCGCCCACGATTACGTAGATGATATCCTTAAATTTTTCGTAGAGGCGGGGCAGGCATTCCAGCACCTTATCAATCCCCTTTCGTTCAACTAAACGAGCCACGGAAAGTAGCACGCGCTTTTCGGAAAGACCATATTTTGCAACCACGTCGTAGGTTTCAATAGTTTCGCGGTTCGGTACAAATGCTGGGCAGGGATAAACAACCAAAACCTTGCTGTCGGGTACGCCGAGTCCACTGATTAAGCCGCGAGTGTACTCGCTATTTACCACGATTCCGGAAGCTTTATTCAGAATTTTTATCAAGCGCTGCTTTTTTTGGGGCGTCGCCTGAGCCTTGAGTATATCCAATCCATGGCAGAACACGGCATAGCGTAATTTAAGTGTTTGGTTCAGTCGATATGCGATATAGCCAACCGGCAGCACGTGCGAAATATGCAACATCGTAATCTTGTGTTTTTTTACCAATGTTTTGACGCGAAAATAGAGCATCAGCCAGTGAGGCCAGATATAAGATGTCAGAAGATTGCCGCGCATGATTTTATACGCGCAGGTCGCGTCATATTCCTGTGAACCTTTTGTCTTCGGAGCGAGCACAAAAACCTTGTCGCTCGGCAGCCGCGAATACAAATTCGCCAGATAGTTCGCAATTCCGCCTTTTTGCGGCGGAAACTCAAGAGTTATCAGCAGGCTCTTATCCATGGTTAGGGATTATTTTTATTAAATAATAGGCCGGTAATCTCCTTAACATCATTCTTGTCCCACCCCCGAACGATGTAGAGCACTAAGAAATAGACAATCGCACCAAGTGGAACGAGCAGAATAAAGTGTAACTGTTCCTTGAGAGCGAGAATGACGATGGCCATAACGAGGCCGCTCAGAAATGTCTTGATAAAAC
Protein-coding regions in this window:
- the amrB gene encoding AmmeMemoRadiSam system protein B: MIVFASFCPHPPILIPSIGKENTVKLKKTADAYGQLEQGFTASRPDTVVIVSPHGIVYKDAFSINLCDNFFGGFEEFGDFSIKTEYPADYLTIERAQRHLRNRKIAVKLDTCAKLDHGVTVPLYLLAKNWTNFKLVPIVYSGQGLKSHFEFGQELKEALAESNDRVAVIASGDLSHSLTSDAPAGYNEFGKQFDDKILELVANQNSAAMIGINEKMIDGAHACGLRSLVMLFGILHGTECQSEILSYEAPFGVGYLVCRFKFA
- the priA gene encoding primosomal protein N', encoding MYAKVAPSYRMPLELDVFDYLVPRELESVLKPGFFVMVPFRGRLIQGVVWELSGTPSIKSEKILSIHSAITRQELFDESDLKLLEYAAEYYLVSKGALVKAVIPDAPKRFREEPLNDSRGSQNIAAGFGPSPLLDRLAVKPALFLYQDKRRMLEEIRNWIADKFSAKNQFLILEPQIKSIEQTAAYLNESFPGAVASLHSGLSRGSYWKNWIDFACGKKSILVASRVGIFAPSANLTAIFVIDEEMPDFKQYDQNPRYDARSLALKVSESRKIPAVFCTGAPRLETWHAAKNQGWLVIEQKGKDSAVSTIDLKFERQTHNFSLLSDRLLQAGLGALQNHQKVLLFFNRRGWATSTICRDCGYAYLCPECQIPQIAHKNRLVCHHCGESRDIPLACDKCGGTNIKMVGAGTETLEREIKESFGNYRILRLDKDVDTPIRYNLDDYDVILGTNYLVKEYYGEILQQKIGVVGIINSDNLFNIPDFRSTERAWQEIRKIRNLAGALGAEIFIQTMRPDNKVLQSVDSPDNFFRDEIAARQSFNYPPFTKLIKLIIQNTNEELAQGLAQRIYAELGALVQKGAEILGPYPATPKKIRGQFRILITLKIPRDMDKNFLKTYANDIIIDVDPEFILS
- the def gene encoding peptide deformylase — encoded protein: MPVLKIFTHPSAYLRTNSSRVKKKYLEIDEAQRFIDSMIETMHAAKGIGLAAPQVGKNIRIIVAMDGEKPLVFINPKLYRKSLRKVEVEEGCLSLPGVWGMVKRHAALSVSATDRKGKKFRMRAKGGMLPIILQHEVDHLNGILFIDRIKKCSSLPTK
- the fmt gene encoding methionyl-tRNA formyltransferase: MVESTKPLRVIFMATPAFTLPVFEVLTQDKRFEIIAVYTQPDKPAGRHAIPLPPAVKLRASRHDIPVFQPEKFNNPTTIRQIELLEPDIILVFAYSHFLPKEVLAIPKFGCVNIHPSLLPRWRGPSPVAFAILNGDKETGVTFMLMNERMDQGPVILRFRAPIAPADNREDLTARLSVLAAERLPSVLIDWTEGKIKAQPQEENNATYSKLLSRPDGRIDWKKTAVEIERQIRAFSPWPGAFCSWGGKQLKILKSSIDSTATLPPGQARIANKNLIVGTARQDIKILALQPEGKKPMNIKDFLNGGPKIDGSILS
- a CDS encoding O-antigen ligase family protein; the encoded protein is MDKKTFWTVILYIATFEIVSFALYYSPNYLNIAGFIALAVLFSCVGVVNPRTAAVISAIELFIGGMGYLFHMDINGYMISGRMVIFGIMAALWLTGVIMTRRIKFLHSKFLVPYLIFFAFLIVGLINALLRKNGLSNIFFDFNAYIFFLYLPIWYEFLSGDYTWNRLWTAAAASYIWLSAKTMLVLYFFSHNIEWAVWPLYHWIRNTGVGEITLMMSNIFRVFFQSQIYPLIGLSILVAILILHRDKLNPLEKKLLIIFMSVGAAVVLISLSRSFWLGAAVSLPIIFIFALIRKISFLRIIGRATLGLLALCIGFMLIAAVVKFPIPTPGAGSLGTMLLERADIGAEAAASSRWNLLPVLWQGIINEPFLGQGFGAQVTYISNDPRVRAEYPTGEYTTSAMEWGLLDIWYKIGILGIAAYLWLMVRLGKTGIVAYLKNSDNVMPLALTIGLVVLFITNFFTPYLNHPLGIGYLLLMSCYLERDRTSG
- a CDS encoding glycosyltransferase family 2 protein; the protein is MTSVIIVSWNVKNLLKACLASIVSYSQDVEYEIIVVDNNSHDGTAEMVRSEFPNVKIITNDFNAGFSRANNMGLAKAAGDHVLFMNPDMEFTENTLIKMRAFIDSHPDVFIATTTLTYGDGTRQNNIKRLPDFWSQALIMLKLHHLFSWLPAIKNYLAKDFDYSVEQPVENIMGAFVYSRSREFRQFGSWNEKFPLWWEDVDLCKRAALAGKKIFYTPSTRVVHHEGRSFAQVASPAKQKKFIRGMLIYFRLYHPIYDYLLLALLSPKSMALAYIANFLHVKPRTQSKI
- a CDS encoding glycosyltransferase family A protein; translation: MDKPVISIIIPVFNHREEIGPCLDSIYRQTFSDYEIIVVNDGSTDAFDAAIAPHLNKIKLINQENRGANAARNRGFDASSGDYVIFCDADVQMSPDMLDAMLQSLKDRPEYSYAYSSFRFGFKLFKLFPFNDKRLGAMNFIHTTSLIRRFDFPRFDENITRFQDWDLWLTMLKNKNRGWWIDEVLFTIKPRHRHNMSEWLPSFAYWKFFGFLPSVQKYRAAEKIIKQKHKLP
- a CDS encoding glycosyltransferase family 4 protein, with protein sequence MDKSLLITLEFPPQKGGIANYLANLYSRLPSDKVFVLAPKTKGSQEYDATCAYKIMRGNLLTSYIWPHWLMLYFRVKTLVKKHKITMLHISHVLPVGYIAYRLNQTLKLRYAVFCHGLDILKAQATPQKKQRLIKILNKASGIVVNSEYTRGLISGLGVPDSKVLVVYPCPAFVPNRETIETYDVVAKYGLSEKRVLLSVARLVERKGIDKVLECLPRLYEKFKDIIYVIVGDGPDINRLAKIVDDLKIHNLVRFAGSVSDQDMSKFYSIAEVFALPSRQIGPDVEGFGMVYLEANLFGLPVVGGRSGGVPEAVIDRQTGLLVNPNDTNDIYQAINDLMTDREWAKTLGENGRVRAENDFQWRKETEKLRLFLSGHTYG